In one window of Solanum pennellii chromosome 2, SPENNV200 DNA:
- the LOC107010539 gene encoding protein C2-DOMAIN ABA-RELATED 2-like, translating into MENHLGLLRIRIIRGINLAIRDLRSSDLYVVVRMGKQKLKTRVVKKNVNPEWNEDLTLGVAQPILPIKLQVYDKDTFSRDDKMGDAEIDIKPFIDAVRMTRYKNIPNGVIISRIMPNRQNCYSEESCIVYENGKVVQNAFLRLRNVERGEIQLQLQWIHIPGSKNL; encoded by the exons ATGGAAAATCATTTGGGTCTTTTGAGAATTCGTATTATTAGAGGAATTAATTTGGCCATTAGAGACTTGAGAAGCAGTGATCTTTATGTTGTTGTTAGAATGGGCAAACAG AAATTGAAGACTCGAGTGGTGAAGAAGAATGTTAATCCGGAATGGAATGAAGACTTAACGCTAGGTGTTGCTCAACCTATTCTCCCAATCAAGCTG CAAGTTTATGACAAGGATACATTTTCTCGCGATGATAAAATGGGCGATGCAGAAATTGACATTAAACCATTTATAGATGCAGTAAGGATGACGCGCTATAAGAACATCCCCAATGGAGTAATAATTTCGAGAATAATGCCTAACCGGCAGAATTGCTATTCAGAAGAGAGCTGTATTGTGTATGAAAATGGCAAGGTTGTTCAAAACGCGTTTCTTAGATTGAGGAACGTTGAGCGTGGTGAGATACAACTACAGTTGCAATGGATACACATTCCTGGTTCCAAAAATCTATAA